From Polynucleobacter paludilacus:
CTCTGCGGCGCTATAACCAGAAAATTGAGGGCGCCGATAAATTTCACCTAAAGCAAACCAGGCATCTCGATCACTATCTTTAGCAGCCAGCTCTAGCCAATGCGCTGCTTTTTTTAATGAAGCATTTGATTTAGTAGCGGGTGATTTTTCTAACTCTTCCTTCTGATCAATGCGCGCGAGTCGCAAACCCAGAGCAAGCTTGGCTTTAGTAAGGCCTAGCTCAGCGCAACGATATAGCGCTTCTTCGCTACCATCATTTACCCAAGCATCCCACAGGGATGACAGGGCCTGATTCTTGGGCTGAAGTTGAAGTAATAATTCTTTGGCTAAATGTTGGTAGGCTGATTCAGAAGCTCCAAGCTCTTGAAGGTATTGTTTGGCTAACTCCTGCACTCCCTCAAAGTTGAGCTTCGATAGTGTTTCAAGGGTAGATGAAGACTTTTCATTTTTAAACCACTGCTTAAGCTCTGCTTGCAGTTCTGCATGAGCGGGGTTAACGAGTAAATTAGCGAGTTGCCACTTTGCGGGTATTGAATTTTCGTCAGCGAGTTTCCAAAAAAGATCCCATGCGAAGCCAAACGAAGGAGATTTGAAGACATCAATCAGGGGAATTTGGGCAATCAATTCATAAAGTGATGAAAGTTGACTGAAATTTGAGGAACTAATCTCAAGTGACTGATTTGTAATGGAAAAATAGGACTTCTCCAGCCAAATCAAGGCATTTGTAGGCTGAATGGGGGTTTTGAAAGAGCCGTTGAGATAGGCTGAAGCCAGATTTTGTTGCGCAGATACATCACCTAGTCGCGCAGAACTGAGGATTTTTAAGAA
This genomic window contains:
- a CDS encoding sel1 repeat family protein; amino-acid sequence: MASREFLKILSSARLGDVSAQQNLASAYLNGSFKTPIQPTNALIWLEKSYFSITNQSLEISSSNFSQLSSLYELIAQIPLIDVFKSPSFGFAWDLFWKLADENSIPAKWQLANLLVNPAHAELQAELKQWFKNEKSSSTLETLSKLNFEGVQELAKQYLQELGASESAYQHLAKELLLQLQPKNQALSSLWDAWVNDGSEEALYRCAELGLTKAKLALGLRLARIDQKEELEKSPATKSNASLKKAAHWLELAAKDSDRDAWFALGEIYRRPQFSGYSAAESDRCFDRAADLGHPVAQFRKGANLWRKREKLEEPVRGLQASYWVWQAHQQGVSEASELLQKILESVPTPKQNDWHELATLAEHALNHHAEHKLDEEWILMCHRLVIANQFQLSKAELLLCEVSQLQHEHCVVVDIRWELPKILPRLIQIETVSQRRSLLAAGKAFAGIAPDQEGKLRQRRYRFDRVTDWLKTRINKRQPDESDIELA